One stretch of Mastomys coucha isolate ucsf_1 unplaced genomic scaffold, UCSF_Mcou_1 pScaffold12, whole genome shotgun sequence DNA includes these proteins:
- the LOC116086024 gene encoding olfactory receptor 5H1-like, translating to MGMENTTVLIQFVLSGLVHLPQWQIPLFLLFLVIYLITVVGNLGLIALIWSDPHLHIPMYLLLGSLAFVDTWLSSTVTPKMLKDFFAKSKLISFSECMIQFFSFVVSATTECFLLASMAYDRYVAICKPLLYPVIMTNRLCIHLLILSLLGGFIHALIHEGFLFRLIFCNSNIINHFYCDIMPLLKISCNDPSLNYLMLFIFSGSIQVFTITTILVSYTLVLFSILKQKSIKSIKKAFSTCGAHLLSVSLYYGSLLFMYVRPASPQVDDQDMMDSVFYTVIIPVLNPIIYSLRNKQVKISLAKFLRRDT from the coding sequence ATGGGAATGGAGAACACAACAGTGCTCATTCAGTTTGTGCTCTCGGGACTTGTTCATCTTCCCCAATGGCAAATCCCCCTTTTCCTGCTGTTCTTGGTCATCTATCTCATCACCGTTGTGGGCAACCTTGGTCTGATTGCTCTTATCTGGAGTGACCCTCACCTTCACATTCCTATGTACTTACTTCTTGGGAGTTTAGCTTTTGTGGATACTTGGTTATCATCCACAGTGACACCAAAGATGCTGAAAGACTTTTTTGCCAAGAGTAAACTGATCTCTTTCTCTGAATGCATGATACAGTTTTTTTCATTTGTAGTGAGTGCAACCACAGAATGTTTTCTCTTGGCATCAATGGCCTATGATCGCTATGTAGCCATATGCAAACCTTTACTCTACCCAGTGATCATGACAAATAGACTCTGCATACATCTTTTAATATTGTCCCTTTTAGGTGGATTTATTCATGCTTTAATTCATGAAGGCTTTTTATTTAGATTAATTTTCTGTAACTCTAACATAATAAACCACTTTTATTGTGATATTATGCCACTGTTAAAGATTTCCTGTAATGACCCTTCTCTCAATTACctgatgctttttattttctctggctCGATTCAGGTGTTCACTATTACAACTATTCTTGTCTCTTATACACTTGTTCTGTTTTCAATCCTAAAGCAGAAATCTATCAAAAGCATAAAGAAAGCCTTTTCCACCTGTGGAGCTCatctcctctctgtttctttgtactATGGCTCTCTTCTCTTCATGTATGTGCGTCCTGCATCTCCACAAGTAGATGATCAGGATATGATGGACTCTGTATTTTACACTGTCATAATTCCTGTATTGAACCCAATTATCTACAGTTTGAGGAATAAGCAAGTAAAAATATCACTGGCAAAATTTTTAAGGAGAGATACTTAG